One Xenopus tropicalis strain Nigerian chromosome 8, UCB_Xtro_10.0, whole genome shotgun sequence genomic window carries:
- the six1 gene encoding homeobox protein SIX1, translating into MSMLPSFGFTQEQVACVCEVLQQGGNLERLGRFLWSLPACDHLHKNESVLKAKAVVAFHRGNFRELYKILESHQFSPHNHPKLQQLWLKAHYVEAEKLRGRPLGAVGKYRVRRKFPLPRTIWDGEETSYCFKEKSRGVLREWYAHNPYPSPREKRELAEATGLTTTQVSNWFKNRRQRDRAAEAKERENTENNNTSSNKQNQLSPLDGGKSLMSSSEEEFSPPQSPDQNSVLLLQGSLTHPGGSSYSLSALSASQGGHGLQGHQHQLQDSLLGPLTSSLVDLGS; encoded by the exons ATGTCTATGCTGCCTTCCTTTGGCTTCACTCAGGAGCAAGTGGCCTGTGTGTGCGAGGTGCTGCAGCAGGGAGGCAACCTGGAGAGACTGGGCAGGTTCCTATGGTCCTTGCCAGCCTGTGATCACCTCCACAAGAATGAGAGTGTGCTGAAGGCAAAGGCCGTGGTGGCATTTCACAGGGGCAACTTCAGAGAACTGTATAAGATACTGGAGAGCCATCAGTTCTCCCCGCACAACCACCCCAAACTGCAGCAACTCTGGCTCAAGGCTCACTATGTGGAAGCAGAGAAACTGAGGGGGAGACCGCTGGGGGCAGTGGGCAAGTACAGGGTCAGAAGGAAATTCCCCCTGCCCAGGACAATCTGGGATGGAGAAGAGACCAGTTACTGCTTTAAGGAGAAGTCCCGAGGGGTGCTGAGAGAATGGTATGCCCATAACCCTTACCCGTCTCCCAGGGAGAAGCGGGAGCTGGCTGAGGCCACTGGACTAACCACCACCCAGGTCAGCAATTGGTTCAAGAACAGGAGGCAAAGGGACAGAGCGGCGGAAGCAAAAGAGAG GGAAAATACAGAAAACAATAACACATCTAGCAACAAACAGAATCAGCTGTCACCCCTAGATGGAGGAAAGTCGCTAATGTCCAGTTCAGAAGAGGAATTCTCCCCCCCACAGAGCCCGGATCAGAACTCTGTGCTCCTGTTGCAGGGCAGCCTCACCCACCCCGGCGGCTCCTCTTATTCCCTGAGCGCTCTCAGCGCCTCCCAGGGCGGCCATGGcctacaggggcaccagcaccaGCTGCAGGACTCTCTGCTTGGGCCCCTCACCTCCAGCCTGGTGGATCTGGGATCGTAA